From the Papaver somniferum cultivar HN1 chromosome 2, ASM357369v1, whole genome shotgun sequence genome, the window gtttaactGCTTCcgttgcggccatgaactcagcttcacaggatgagagggctacaatgtcttgcttctgtgaacaccatgtaataggtgcttctcctagataaaatatatgaccagttgtaccttttccatcatcttggtcaatattatgactgctgtcactatacccaacaattcgttttgatcctcctcgaccatacttgaatccacagctgattgttcctcttagatatctcaatatctgctttattacatcaccatgagacttgcgtggactctgcatataacggcttgctactcccacagagaaagccaaatctggtcttgtatgtaataagtatcttaggcatccaacatttcttctataactcgttgaatcaatctctgcttcttcttgtgcctttgaaactttaagtccaaactccattggtatcttagttggattacaagtttcaagtcccgcttctttcagaattctccttacATAAGCTTCttttttaatctgaatcccatctactccttgatggacttctatcccaaggtaataagtgagttttccgaggtctgacatctcaaactttgatgacatttctctcttgaactcattgatcaccttaagggagttgccagtcaaaaatagatcatctacatagactgcaatcacaggaagcgttcccttttcttctcttctgtatactgatgtttgtttagagcacttaacaaatctgatttctcttaagatttgatataactttgtattccaggctcaaggagcttgtcttagaccatatagagcttttgataacttataaaccttatgctcttttccttttacttcaaaaccttctggttgttcaacatacacatcttctcgcaattcaccatgtaagaatgttgtcttaacatctaagtggtgaatttcccatgagtttgatgcagcttatgctattaagagacgaattgtctctagtcttgcaactggtgcgaaaacttcatcaaagtctatgcctgattcttgaacgtatcccttagctacaagtctttccttatatttgttaatagttccattAGCATTTATTTTAACCTTGAATATCCACTTGAGGCCAATCACTTTTatcccacctggcttatcaactagaaaccaagtcttatttctattgattgaaataatttcttctctacttgcttgtgtccatttagtcgagacctttgcttcctgaaaattccttggttcatcattaatagaaagtagcataatctcacattcttctgcagcttgaagaacataatcttccagatactgtggcttttgtatctgtcttgttgattttcgcagtggaatgggttgagttatttcatcgatctcctcttcttcttcttctacttcttcgttattctcagtgttttcattattctcttcttcttcttgattaacatcattgtttccattggtattgatgattatgggtccttcgccttcatcaattacttgaccccatctcatgtcaaacattcctggatccctacttggtccatcattagtttctttcgagttccagtttgctttttcatcgaataccacatctcgactcactattactcttttcgttgttggattgaataatctgtaagctttggatccaggatcaattcctagattcacaagagtctgagatcgatcatccagtttcttaagagttgcagaatcaacttttgcgtatgctttgcaaccaaatactcttaaatgatctatgtttggttttctctttcttaaactttcatatggagtcatgtctttcagagctttcgtaggtatcctgtttattaggtatgtggagtgtcgtacagcttctccccatatataattaggtacctgcatagcctttaaagaacttcttgtcatctccattagagtcatgtttctcctctccaccactctgttttgttgtggtgtatatggtgtaataggaccacataaatcagcatgaagaagctctaatggctttgaggctctgaatgttgttgcttttggaaaaccttgacgtgtttgtttcccaactaaacatgattcacagatccttgattcatcgtttatctgtggtagccctcgaaccatcttgttctgagacattgcttttaaagttctaaagcttatgtgtcctaaccttgcgtgccacttccatgtctgatcttccagtctcatattcagacacaatggccttccaatcatgagacttatcttgtagagtctattttgtgagcgtgagactctaactaaaagtcttccacttgggtcatgaactgttagataatcttgtcgcattctaacatcacatccaacttccgtagcttgtcctaaacttagaatgttgctttgtaagtttgggatgaaatagatgtttgtgacaagcttctgttctccgctcttgctctgaaatagaattgatcctttcccttcaatttctacagaagatccatccccaaacttcacttgtcctttgattttctcattgagttcagaaaagtagtgtctcttaccagtcatgtgattgctggctccattatctaaataccagattccttcttctccatcctttgattcgtagttctttggtattagtttcccttcgtttaagaatacaacttcatacatgaaaagagttgtatctgcttcccttgtttcattcttgttttcttcttccatcttttgtattctttcagggcatacagaggagaagtgtcctggtttatcacatctgtaacaaataatgtttgatatatccttcttttctttcccttggttttgatcattctgacttgttgttctatcttgtgagttaaaccttcctccccttcctcggcctctgtttcctctaccacctcttccacgacctcttcctcttgtcgcagcgTTTTTTTGGTAAGAGTTtttgtacaagagttttccttgagtttctccgttgttttcttcatcaaggtttCTCTCTtaatatgctttcaatcttccaattatatcttcatatctagtcttctttaaatctaagacttgttcgagagaagctatgatatgaatatacttggatcttggtaaactattgagaaacttctttaccagtttatcttcatcaatggattgtccaagtggcgcagcttttgaggctatctctgatagctttcctgcaaagctatcaatagtatcagtgtctttcatcttcactctttcaaattcagacattaaggtttgcagatgggctttttaactcgatcagctccgagattacgtgcctttattgcatcccaaattttctttgaagtttcttgttcaccaacttgtagaacaagacattctggtattgcttgaaagagtaatccaatggcaacattgtttttgtctgggtccaatgtaccagaatcaattgtttcccaaactttgtagattttcatcagtactttCATtttcatggcccatactgtgtagtttgtggcgttgaggattggaacttgtattgatgatgGCGTGAActtttttgcacccacaatggtggtttcattttccatggctcagaaaaaatctctgataccaattaatggcaactgcaagatgaaacttagattatacaaaGACAActttctttattgatgtttagaaaatctctcaaaactaaacacaagctttaatcttgctcatatgatcaaccacaactttggtgatcatatatatatagaattatgAATTCCGTTTCTTAGTCCTATtatcttattacatgtctttccttttcttagaactagatgacgtATAAtttccttaggattacatcaatttcctaatcttgtcctaaccagcttgttagtgacttctatgttgaagtttaaccaacataatATACCTGAATTGAGTGGTacttctttttatcaaaaaaactcTCATTATTATATGCGATAAAGACTATTATGATTATACTTCATCAAGTTGGAACTATGGTGATTGTTTTCTTTGGAACCCCATGACAAATGAGAGAATTCAGTTACCTACATTACTAGAGTTTTGTAAAGATGGATTCAGATTTACCGATTGTGTTTTGTCTTCACCACCTTGTACAACCAATACTAGTCCTGATCAGAACAATAATGATTCGAtggttttagtttttctttctaaCGTTCGTCATGAAGAGCATCGATACACTTTTATATTTTGCCGCCCCGGAGAAACAAACTGGAGAAGCCAAAAGTTATCTCCATATATTGTAGACTTGATACCACAACAAAAGCCTAAGTTTGTCCTTTGCTTTAGAGGTAAGTTATATTTAATGTGTATGTATGATCATCAAATAGATGAGCATCACCTAGAGATTGAACACTTCACCAACAATACGGATTTGACCATATTTATAAAGTCATTCCACGTAAAGAAGGAGGTGACGTTTCCAAAAATAGGAAAAGCACTTCCTACGTCGCGCTATGTTGAATCTCATGATGAACTTTTCAGGGTTGACTTAATTCAAAGTAGACATAGTAGTGAGGTGATCTCAATAGAAGTGGTGAGGTTGAATTTCTCGTTAatagaatgggagaaggtggTTAGTTTTGGAGATCGTGTTCTATTGATTGGTAGTCAACACACCACATGTTGTTGTTCAGCCGCTGAATTGGGCTTCAAAAGGGGTTGTTTGTACGAAAATGTTGGGTGTATCGCGGTTTATCACCCTGATGTGCACCGAAGTGTTGGTGTAAGAGAGAAAAAAGGTGGTGGGCCCCACCATTAACCTCACCCCTGCAAATCTTTCCCAGGGATTTCCTAACATAAGTTGTTTACAGCCCTTCAAAGTTATATTAATAATAAGTCAGTCCATCttcgttttttctttttaatgagAACCCCCATCACAGCTGGGCTTATTGTTACCCCTGGGCTGCTGTTGCCTGCAAGTGGGGCTTGCCCTGCTTGCCTATCAGGCCCGGCCATTTCTCTAGAGACCACAGTGAGACTATCTTCAATGTCGTAAACCCGATGATGAAAGCTACTCCATCAACCTCTCCGATCTACCAGACTATACAATCCGTTTTCATAAGGATGGTTGGCTACTAATGACAAGACATCATAACATATTTTTCTATAATCCATTAACACGATAGAAGGTAAAACTTCCAGACATGGATAGGGATAGTTGCTATTCAgtcgtttctttttcttctttgccgACTTCTTCAGATTGCATAGTTTTCGCTATGGATGATACGGGTGTTGGGTTCTACATCGACTTCATTAGAAGGGGAGAAGTACATTGGAGATCTCATATCTTTCATCACACTGGTATTACCCGTCATCATTCGTTGACACCGCAGTTTTTCATGACGGGGATTTTTTTTTGCGTCGATCTTTATTGTGGAACTGTGGGAGTCTTTTCTGCAAAGGATAATAGTTGGAAAGTTCTAGAAAAACCTCATGAACTAGATTTTGGTGGTATAACTCCAGGTTTCTTAGTAGAGTGTGGTGGAGATCTTTTAATAGTGAAATTAGAAGAATTTCACTGGAAGCCCATTAGGATTTTTAGACTGAATTTCTCTGAGATGAAAAGGGAAGAAGTTAAGAGTCTGGGAGAGCATGTGTTATTCATTAGCCACACTTCTTGTGCATCGGCAGTTGCACCGGATAGTTACATGAATAACAAGATCTATTTCCCTAGATTATATCTGAACGAAGGAGGGATTGTATTCTACTCACTTGAAACACATAGTTATCGCTCTCGTGGGGGTGAGCATGCTGCAAACAATTTATCTGGTACTGAAGGATGGTTTAGGAACTGCACTTGGATTCAACCTAATATGGCGATGTCCACTGCTGAGGAGCTTGACTGGCTCAAGCCACCATTCTAAAAGTAACTGATAGTTTTCTCTACTGAGGATTTTGTTTTCTTATGACTCTAAAACGAAATACATTATCGTggatcattttcttttcttttaatacTTTTAACTTTAGTTCGTGTTTCTGCTAACTACACTTGCTATGTTACAAATTTCATTTTCCTTTCGTCTACGTAAAATTCTGAGATTCCCGAACTTAATTAATCAACCAATCTGGAAAGTGTCTGATAAGACCACGTTTTATGGAACAAGTCAATGGTGTTGATCCGATGAGTCACTCAGGCATATTTGACATATATGATCCTTTATGCGGGTCAAGTGTCTCAAAATTGTGGAAGCCACCTTGGCTAGCAAGTGAAGGGCGCAACGAGCATACAAGTCCAACAGAAGCACAAGGCATTGGATAAGCATACATTATTTATTAttagagataatatatttatttaggtattttgttatattttaagtatttaattattttatttagagtttatatttGTTTGGAATAGTATTTTAGGAgtagtattgttttcttattgttcaaGTAACGTAGCCTATAAATATGCCTTGTCAGTTGATTaatgataaaaagaaaattattaagCAAATTGCTACCCATTAGTTTATTGATTTCTTCGAATCATGACCTTTTGAGCTTGAGCTGCTGGCCGTTGAATAAGAAACAAATCGTttcttatcaattggtatcagaacaagtTCGCTCCTATTCCATCTTCCGCAACACCATTAATCAATTACAACTTCTTTCATCGATTCATCCATCACCGCTATTATAtataaaaaggaaaagatgtcGTTGCAACCTGATTTTATTTGGGGGGTTTCCATCAAGGTCTTTAATTGTAAGGTTTGGTACTGCATTCTCTCTGCTCATGTTGGTTTATTCTCATCCGTAGAACTGTTAAGAGTTTTGACGTAATCGGTGAGTTCCTACTGGTTGATATTACATCTTTAACTTCATACCTAGCACATACCAATATATACTATACCATCAAATGCATATCAATACATAAACATCtataggcctattcctatgcacatgttaAAAACATTTTGGCATATGCGCATccattatgggtatgccaaaTGCCAAACTCATATACCTATATGCcaggaataacatataggcatacacagGCTGTGTCCCGAAACTGCTCCCTATGACACACAGCTCTTGGGACCCCAAACTCGTAGTGAGCAAGGACGTACATATCCCTCGATAAGTCTAGCAACGCTGTTATTATTTATCAACAAAATAACAAAGCTTGAAATGTCAGACATGATAATACTAAAACTCCAGTTACGGAACTATTGCAAGGTTCAGGGTTCAGAGATGGTGCAGAGAATCCAGGGTGCTGAGAGGCGTACGCAGTTCTAGAGGTGCTGAGATGGTCAAAGCTTGTACATCACAATTGCCGCAGATTGAAGGAACTTGCAGCaacgtatttttcttttttccttgaaGCTAAATGCCTTTCTACTAGGGTGATCATGAAGTTTTTTCTTTCTAAGAAAAGGGATTATATtggaaaaagaaaactaaatatcCACAACTACAACCATCACTTAACTTTAAAGCTATCGTAGAGCACCCTTCCAATGGAACAGTATGTTGTTCAGAGGGATCAGGTGGAATATGTCATCATCttattaaagtctgcgggcatccaactcaaaatcaatcggCAATGAGTGGAGAAGCCCTTATAGATTATACACCTGCAGGATtttaaataacccaaccatgtgggattaataatctcaacacgccccctcacgtgtagccacgacgggtcttacaaacacgtggataattaaatcgggtgacccggagtaaaggtgcggtcaactgactcgacacaaatagcctgctctgataccatattaaagtctacgggcatccaactcaaaaccaattggcaatgagtggagaggcccttatAGATTATAAAGCTGCAGGATTTTAAATAACCCAACcatatgggactaataatctcaacacatcTGATGACCAAATACACTACTATTTCTCTCCCTCCAAATCACCCATGTTATAGCATAAGGTAGAAGTTTTGagatgtttcttttttttaatcttcCAAAATGGTGTATTGCCAAGCTTGAAAGATCCCCACCAACTTGGGTAGTGAAGTTGATAACCGACCGTACTTACAAGTCACAACCAGATATTAAATCTTGTCTGATACACCTATATTTGCCAATAGCTGGCTCGACATTATATTTTCCAATACAAGGAAATTTAAAAGCCTTCTGAACAAAATAATGATGAAAATCTGACCGACCTTATCAAaatattcactaaaatatgaaaatcgGAAGAACATGTTATTTAGGTTCAAAAAATAAGCAACAGCCTAGTTTTTCCTTCGTCATtgtcatgatttataaaggggataacAGTCCTATTAAGTgttgataccatttcatcgatccaacggcCAGGATCGATGAAATTTTTTTGTCCTATATAAAACGGTATCAGCACCTAGTAGAACTAGtatccctttataaatcatgattATTGTGGTGAcatccctttataaatcatgattATTGTGGTGGCCTTGTTGAAGTTAAAAAGAGGGTGACCCTACAATCAGTCTCTTGACTGAGCATCAAAGAAAACACAACCTGTTTTGGTGGGTGGTCACTACTGGTGCCTCGCACTGAATCTTGAATGCCTCGTTAATGACGGTCGGTTTCCTTTTTGGGTGGGTGGTCATTATTGGTGCCTTCACACCGTGTTTACTAGTACCACAATAATGATTTCTTTGTAAACCGGTGAACCAGTAAGAAAAACGGTCTGATTAACATGGTTTAAACCGGACTGGTTGGATCAGTAAACCATGTGACCCAATCCGATCTAAAACTGGTTTAACCCAGACATATTactagaagaaaagaaaaacgaagaataatctaacattttttcttttataaaaacCAAGGAATTACAGTATTGAAACATACGGTGCTACAAAAATTGAAGGAACCAAAACATAAGAGATAAGAGGACAGGGGTGGAGCCAAGAATTATGGGATGGGGGTGCAATTTTTATTTAGGGGTGCAACAAAACAAAAGTGGGCttacatatacaaaaaaaattctaATTGAGCATAAAATAGGCTATGGAACTAGCTGGTCAGGGATGCAAGTATACACCCTTGAAATTGACTCGATACACCCCTGTAGAAGGAAGCATGAAAGTAAAGTAAAATCAACCCTACATGGCTTGATCTCCCAAATAATTAATCATAGAAGAACATATCTATATATACGTTGCGATGCTATTGTGATTTTTATttgcttttttgttttctttttaaggcGAGTAAAGATTGATCATAGAAAGAAAATGAAGGATGAATAAACAGAGAGAAATGGGCGGAAATAAACAGGTTGCACACTAAGGACACGTACCAGTGAACTATTGTATCTTCCCCTCCCCCTAGAGTCCGTGTACTTCTTACTTCCATGTTTACATTAAACTATTATTTGCATGACCCTATAAATCACCGGTTGAACCTATGGTCCACCCAGTTGACCCTGACCCAATAATTTTATTGGTTCACTGTCCGGTCCGGGTTCAAGACATTGGTCGAGCAATGCTCAAATTTGACTGTTAGTAAAACGGGGTATACTTCTATGCTCACAAAAATATAAGATGGGACAAAGGGTCTTTAATTAGGGGCTGTTGCTCCTATCAAATAATGCATTTCCCTTTACAGTTACAGCAGCCTTTTCAATTATGCATTGCCCCTACATTACAATAAATTTTCTTAACTTCTTCTCACAACATTAGGAAGTCAACTTTTCACTACTACACATACTTGACTATATAGGCCTAACGGTTTCCAACCCACAAATATATTTGAGCTCTTATCTGAACCACTACTGCACCTAACTAATTTTGCAATGGAACGAGTGAATCAGCTTTCACTATTCTTCTCATCAACAAATCTTAacatacacaaaaccggaatcaGTACTCTACTGATTGGAATCGCGTTAGCCTATATCTTCATTCACAGATGGAATCAAAGAAATGTGAAGGGCCCGAAATCTTGGCCTTTCATAGGGGTACTCATCGAACTTCTCAACAACTACAATAGAATGCATGATTGGTTAACTGAATACTTTGTTGAATCAAAAACTGTCAAGGTTCCGCTGCCGTTTACGACCTTAACTTTCATTGCAGATCCTCCAAATATTGAACATGTTCTTAAAACTAACTTCTCCAACTACCCCAAGGGTGAAGCTTTTCGTGCACACATGGAAGAGTTGCTTGGGGATGGAATTTTTAATTCAGATGGAGAGATGTGGAAGCAACAAAGAAAATTTTCTAGTTTGGAGTTCGCATCTAGAAACTTGAGAGATTTCAGCACCACTGTTTTCAGAGACTATGCATTGAATCTCTTTGGCATTTTGCAGCGCTTATCAACTTGTAACGAGCAAATCGATATGCAGGTAATACAGATATCCCCAACTATTTAAACGCCAATTGCTTATCTTAAGCTTAGGTGTATATTTAATGCTTTTAAGTAAtgaaaaattcgtttttgttacTTGTTAGGAACTGTTGATGAGGATGACTTTGGATTCTATATGTAAGGTTGGATTTGGGGTAGAAATTAGAACTTTGGCTTATGAATTACCTGATAATCGTTTCGCTAATGCTTTTGAATATGCAAGTAGTACTGTTACTTACAGATTCGTCAACCCTTTGTGGAGATTCAAAAGATTTCTGAATGTTGGGTCTGAAGCATTATTTGGTCAAAGTATCCAAGTCATTGACGAATTTACATATAAATTAATTCATAAAAGGAAAGCAGAATTACAAGAAGCTAAATCAACTAGTTACAATGGATACAAGGTAATAAAGCATGATCTTCTGTCGAGATTCATTGAGTTGAGTGAGAGCAATGACAGTAATTCAACAGACAAAAGCCTTAGAGATCTTATTATAAACTTTGTTTTGGCGGGACGTGACACCACAGCAGCCACAATATCTTGGTCTATATACATGCTCATGATAAATCCTAATGTAGCAGAGCATATCTATGCAGAGCTTATTACATTGAAGAAAATCAAGTTAAGGAAATGACTGGTTATGATGCCGAGCACCCAAAATCTTTCTCTGAGAAAATAACACAATTTGCAAGTCTTCTGACTTATGATTCACTTGCAAAATTATCGTACTTGCATGCAACAATCACTGAGACACTTCGCTTGTATCCTGCTGTGCCCCAGGTATTGATTTTCTAAGGCAGCCAGATCGATTTTGGAGTTTTCATTTAATGTTCTGTAATATctgaagaaaacaaaacaaaattgcATATTATACTTGTAGGATCCTAAAGGAATATTAGAAGATGATGTTTTACCTGATGGAACGAAAGTGAGAGCAGGTGGATTGATGATTACTGTTCCATATGTCATGGGGAGAATGGAGTACAACTGGGGACCTGATGCAACTTCGTTCAGCCCTGGTAGATGGCTCAATGAAAAAGGGCAATTTCAAAGTGAATCTCCATTTAAATTCACAGATTTTCAGGTAAGCATTTTAAAGTatgtaaatctttttttttttttttttgatggaggaAAAGGCTCAAAAGAGCCCATTTTATTAAACTACCTCAGTTAAATCAGGTTTGCAGGAAAACAAGGGGGTGGGGAATTTTCATCCCACCAAGTATTTACATTGTTATGCATTGCATATTGACACATCGAGTGTGCTAAGAAATCAACATTTTTAGGCACATTTTGGAACTtcacttgaaaaaaaaaaaaagaagtatgAAAATCTGATATGGCATTTATAGAAGAACCAATAAGATGTTAATTACATTGACACCTGCAACATGAATGTATAAATATGCGACATTGATGCTCATGCAGGCTGGACCAAGAACATGCCTGGGGAAGGACTCGGCGTATCTACAGATGAAGATGACACTTGCTATCTTATGTAGATTCTGCAATTTTCATTTGATACCGAACCACCCTGTTAAGTATACAATGATGCCAAGTCTAACTATGGAGCATGGTGTAAACTA encodes:
- the LOC113351088 gene encoding F-box/kelch-repeat protein At1g57790-like, which encodes MDRDSCYSVVSFSSLPTSSDCIVFAMDDTGVGFYIDFIRRGEVHWRSHIFHHTGITRHHSLTPQFFMTGIFFCVDLYCGTVGVFSAKDNSWKVLEKPHELDFGGITPGFLVECGGDLLIVKLEEFHWKPIRIFRLNFSEMKREEVKSLGEHVLFISHTSCASAVAPDSYMNNKIYFPRLYLNEGGIVFYSLETHSYRSRGGEHAANNLSGTEGWFRNCTWIQPNMAMSTAEELDWLKPPF